A segment of the Filifactor alocis ATCC 35896 genome:
GAAGAACTTGTCCTATTTGTGATTCCATAAATTCTTTCTTATTTTGATTGCTGATAGAGATTAATGTGTTGCTACGAACATGTTTTTCTTCCTTAGTTACGGTCTCTCCTCTTTCATATGCCACTGTTCCTTCTCTCGGCGAATATGGAAATACATGCATTTCATACAATTTAATTTCTTCTAAAAACTTTTTCGTTTCTTCAAAATCACTTTCTTCCTCTTCAGGAAACCCAACAATCACATCTGTAGTAATTGCAGGATAAGTATATGTTTTTCTAATCTGCTCCACAGCATTTCTATATTCTTCTGCTGTATACCTTCGATTCATCTTTTTCAATATTTTGTTACAGCCGCTTTGCAACGAAAGATGAAAATGTGGACAAAACTGCTCAACTTGAGAAACTCTTTTTAAAAAATCTTCTGTAATAATAATCGGTTCAACAGAAGAGGTGCGAATTCTCTCCAATCCGTCAATCGTTGACAATCGTTCTATGACATCAATCAAGGTTTCTTTTTTTGTATCTTTTCCATAAGAAGCTACATGGATTCCTGTCAATACCACTTCTTTATAACCGTTATTTACTAATTTTTTTACTTCATAAACAATATTTTCTAATGACCTGCTTCTCACCGGTCCTCTGGTGAAAGGAATGATGCAATAGGTACAAAAGCGATCGCACCCATCTTGAATTTTTACAAATGCTCTTGTATGATCTCCTGCTGTTGTGATGTTCATTTCTTCAAAATCTTTTCTTTTCATGATATCATCCACAACAATTCTTTTATCTTCAGGAGATGTTCTCAAAACTTCCCTTATAATCATATTTCGATTGGAAGTTCCCATAACTAAATTCACTTCTGATATCCTCAAAACTTCCTCAGGTGCTTTTTGTGAATAACACCCTGTTACAACTACAATTGCATTTGGATTTATTTTTTTAGTGCGTCGAATCATCTGTCTTGATTTTTTGTCCGACATTGCAGTAACAGTGCATGTATTGACGACATATACATCCGCAATCTCATCAAAATTGACCAAATCATATTGATTTTGCAGAAACAACTCTTCCATCGCTTCAGTCTCATATTGATTGACCTTGCAGCCCAATGTCATAAATGCAACTTTAGGATATATTGTCCCTTCTGTTTGATCTTTTATATGACTCTTTGTATAGTCATTTATTGTTGTAATCAAATTCAATGTAACAAACTTTCCCTTCTAAAAAATAATTTCTATAAAAGAATCTTCCTTCATAGAATTATCCATCTCATTATTCTTCCGTAAAAAACAAAAATCCAGAATGCCGTCACATACCTGCAAATTCACGCCCGAGTTCAACTCAGGTGGGTGCCCTGCACATTATCGCTGAAGTCCTTTCAAGAAGGCAGGTCATTTGATAAAACTACAATCGAGCTCCCTAAATAATAATGTCGGTTGAATTTATAGGCACAAACGCACATCCCAGATTGCTTGTTTTCTACATTATAACACTATTTTAACAAATGATAAAGTGTAATAGGTATTTAATTTAAGATATCTTTCAACATAAAAAGTGTTTTGCCTATGTGGATATTCTATCCCTATTACATAAGTCAAAACACTTTATCTTCTATTTCATAATTAAATTTCCAACTGCTTTTTTGTCTTCTTCCGTAATTGGCAATGCACTAATATACTCGTGGTGAGATTCTCTCACATAGTCGGGATCAGCAAAGAAATCTTTTACCATAGATACTACTACACCTTGCAACATAAAGATTGCAATTAAGTTTGGAATCGCCATCAAACCGTTTAAAGTGTCAGAAATTGCCCAAACTGCTTGCAAACCTCCGATACTTCCTACCACAATAGCCGGAATGAACACAATTCTATAGAAAATAACGGATTTTTTTCCAAACAAAAACTCCATACAACGTTCACCATAGTATGCCCATCCCAAAATTGTTGAAAAAGCAAAGAACGTTAACCCGAAAGCTACAACAAAGCTTCCACCTTTGAATCCGGTCTCAAATGCAGTTGTCGTAAGCACTGCTCCTTGTAATCCGCTGTTCCATTGACCTGTCACGATAATAACCAATGCTGTCATGGTACAAATAACCAGTGTATCCATCAACACTTCAAAAATTCCCCACATTCCTTGACGAACAGGGTGATCTGTTGTAGCTGCGGCATGTGCGATAGGTGCCGTTCCAAGTCCTGCCTCATTTGTAAATACTCCGCGAGAAATTCCCATTTTCATCATCAGTTTTACAGAAGCACCGGCAAATCCTCCCGTCATTGCTTGTGTACTAAATGCACTTCCGAATATTAATGCAAAAGCTCCCGGAACCGCTCCAATATTTTTCGCAATAATTACAATGGCACCAATGATATAGAACGCTGCCATAAATGGCACTAATTTTTCTGTTACAACTCCAATTCTTTTGATTCCGCCAATAATAACAATTCCTGCTAAAATAGCCAATACGCAACCTACAAACAATTTATTAATTCCAAAAGTTTGATCCAGTACAGACGCTACCGCATTAGATTGAGTCATATTTCCTGTTCCCAATGTAGCAAGCATTCCAAACATAGCAAAGAATTTTGCCAACCAAGGCATCTTAATTCCATTTTTGATATAATACATCGGTCCACCGGAAATACTGCCGTCTTTGTTCTTTTCTCTATATACAATAGCCAATACTACTTCTGAAAACTTTGTTGCCATTCCAAAAAAAGCGGATAGCCACATCCAAAAGATAGCTCCGGGGCCTCCGATAGCGATTGCCAAAGCAACACCGGCAATATTACCGGTTCCAACTGTTGCAGCTAATGCAGTTGCTACAGCTTGAAACGCCGTTACTTCTCCATGGCCGTCACTGGACTTGGAAAACATTTTAAATAATGTGCTTTTAATAATATAGACAAACTCTCTGATTTGAATAAACTTCAATCTAAAAGTTAATACAATACCGGTTCCAACCAACAAAATCAACATTGGCCATCCCCAAACGATATCTCCAATCCTCGAGTTAATTTCCAAAATAGTACCCATAGTATCCTCCTTTGTTTCCGCATT
Coding sequences within it:
- the mtaB gene encoding tRNA (N(6)-L-threonylcarbamoyladenosine(37)-C(2))-methylthiotransferase MtaB, coding for MTLGCKVNQYETEAMEELFLQNQYDLVNFDEIADVYVVNTCTVTAMSDKKSRQMIRRTKKINPNAIVVVTGCYSQKAPEEVLRISEVNLVMGTSNRNMIIREVLRTSPEDKRIVVDDIMKRKDFEEMNITTAGDHTRAFVKIQDGCDRFCTYCIIPFTRGPVRSRSLENIVYEVKKLVNNGYKEVVLTGIHVASYGKDTKKETLIDVIERLSTIDGLERIRTSSVEPIIITEDFLKRVSQVEQFCPHFHLSLQSGCNKILKKMNRRYTAEEYRNAVEQIRKTYTYPAITTDVIVGFPEEEESDFEETKKFLEEIKLYEMHVFPYSPREGTVAYERGETVTKEEKHVRSNTLISISNQNKKEFMESQIGQVLPVLFETREDDIYTGHTMNYMKVKVVTKESVENMVCDVLLKEAKEDYIDGVIVS
- a CDS encoding alanine/glycine:cation symporter family protein — its product is MGTILEINSRIGDIVWGWPMLILLVGTGIVLTFRLKFIQIREFVYIIKSTLFKMFSKSSDGHGEVTAFQAVATALAATVGTGNIAGVALAIAIGGPGAIFWMWLSAFFGMATKFSEVVLAIVYREKNKDGSISGGPMYYIKNGIKMPWLAKFFAMFGMLATLGTGNMTQSNAVASVLDQTFGINKLFVGCVLAILAGIVIIGGIKRIGVVTEKLVPFMAAFYIIGAIVIIAKNIGAVPGAFALIFGSAFSTQAMTGGFAGASVKLMMKMGISRGVFTNEAGLGTAPIAHAAATTDHPVRQGMWGIFEVLMDTLVICTMTALVIIVTGQWNSGLQGAVLTTTAFETGFKGGSFVVAFGLTFFAFSTILGWAYYGERCMEFLFGKKSVIFYRIVFIPAIVVGSIGGLQAVWAISDTLNGLMAIPNLIAIFMLQGVVVSMVKDFFADPDYVRESHHEYISALPITEEDKKAVGNLIMK